In Gammaproteobacteria bacterium, a genomic segment contains:
- the nrfD gene encoding polysulfide reductase NrfD has translation MEAIHVTSFTGYVYPNETVVAWTILIAVYPYLTGLVAGASSVSVLYTGSGLKEYKPVSRLALLAAFGFMLTVPIVLLSHLGHPERALGAMITPNFKSAFSMFGYFAMLYSFILFLEIWFEFRVYNVLQARSSTGIKRLFYRTLTLFDDNISPESQAFDHKWMRRIVIFSILGAHGLHGYVGFVFSSLKSREWWSSELTIVIFVISAIVSGLAAVMLMYLVVSTYRKQKADEVCLRGLAFYLMIFAIFTLFLEGVEFVSLIYKAKEGIGLILEYVTGPMFYRFFIVQFLVGAVVPILILFSVWRFQLSGRKLYLATATASVLALAQVFMMRYNVVIGGQEISKTMRGYLDYEVPLGGIEGSVAAIGAIIFSLCLTFVFVKVFTIDFEDESVVQDRHTMETSGNSGVIPS, from the coding sequence ATGGAAGCCATTCATGTAACCTCGTTCACCGGTTATGTTTACCCCAATGAAACCGTTGTTGCCTGGACCATACTCATCGCGGTTTATCCTTACTTAACTGGATTGGTGGCCGGTGCATCCAGTGTCTCGGTGCTGTATACCGGCTCCGGTTTGAAGGAATATAAGCCTGTCTCTCGCTTGGCTTTGTTAGCCGCTTTTGGTTTTATGTTGACGGTGCCCATTGTGCTGCTGAGTCATTTGGGGCATCCGGAACGGGCTTTGGGGGCCATGATAACTCCCAACTTCAAGTCAGCGTTTTCCATGTTTGGCTACTTCGCCATGTTGTATAGTTTTATTCTGTTTTTGGAAATCTGGTTCGAGTTTCGAGTTTACAATGTGTTACAGGCGCGGAGTTCCACCGGAATTAAGCGGTTGTTCTACCGCACCCTGACTTTATTTGATGACAATATCAGCCCCGAATCACAGGCCTTTGATCATAAATGGATGCGCCGTATTGTCATATTCAGCATCCTGGGTGCTCACGGTTTGCATGGGTATGTGGGTTTTGTGTTTTCTTCATTAAAGTCGCGGGAGTGGTGGTCTTCGGAGTTAACCATAGTTATTTTTGTTATCTCAGCCATTGTTTCCGGTTTGGCGGCGGTGATGCTCATGTATTTGGTGGTATCGACCTATCGCAAACAAAAGGCGGATGAGGTTTGTCTGCGAGGCTTGGCATTTTATCTGATGATTTTTGCTATTTTTACTTTGTTTTTGGAGGGAGTGGAGTTTGTCAGTCTCATCTACAAAGCCAAAGAAGGAATTGGTCTGATTCTTGAGTACGTCACCGGCCCTATGTTTTACCGATTCTTCATCGTGCAGTTTCTGGTGGGAGCCGTGGTGCCCATTCTTATTTTGTTTAGTGTGTGGCGTTTCCAGCTCAGCGGCAGAAAACTTTATCTGGCCACTGCTACCGCATCCGTACTGGCTTTAGCGCAAGTATTCATGATGCGCTATAACGTGGTTATCGGCGGCCAGGAAATCTCCAAAACCATGCGCGGTTATCTGGACTATGAGGTGCCGCTAGGCGGTATTGAAGGCTCAGTGGCTGCAATTGGCGCTATTATCTTCTCCTTGTGTCTGACTTTTGTATTCGTCAAAGTGTTCACTATCGATTTTGAAGACGAATCGGTGGTGCAGGATCGGCATACGATGGAGACAAGTGGCAATAGCGGGGTAATTCCTTCTTAG
- a CDS encoding 4Fe-4S dicluster domain-containing protein gives MSKRTIPLSQTEQGRRRFIKQVLGSSLLLVTVPSLASRRGADTVLMEQHKQEFLEKYSPNGFDPFAHRWSYGIDAYKCIGCNQCMTACKLENGLPGHPSINNRWIERYTKLEGDSTVYVDAATDPANIAVSDPDNYIYRFDDRYENADVEYSFFVPKMCNHCNVPACTQVCPKSATFQTPDGAVLVDEDRCIGCLYCKQACPYGARYLRPIPARPDGVTRVAGKCTWCWHRLTQGLQPACVSVCPRNALIFGDLNDPNSDISLWIKQHGREILVLKAEMGTHPAVKYIGINEEVR, from the coding sequence ATGAGCAAGCGTACAATTCCCTTGAGTCAGACGGAGCAGGGGCGGCGCAGATTTATTAAACAGGTTTTGGGGAGCTCCTTGTTGCTGGTAACCGTGCCGTCTTTGGCGTCGCGTCGCGGTGCGGACACCGTATTAATGGAGCAACACAAACAGGAGTTTCTGGAAAAATACAGTCCCAATGGATTTGATCCTTTTGCCCATCGATGGTCCTACGGTATTGATGCCTATAAATGCATTGGTTGCAATCAATGCATGACGGCCTGCAAACTGGAAAACGGTCTGCCGGGCCACCCCTCCATCAACAACCGCTGGATAGAACGCTATACCAAGCTGGAGGGAGACTCTACAGTGTATGTGGATGCCGCCACGGATCCTGCTAATATTGCCGTGTCCGATCCGGATAACTATATCTATCGTTTTGACGACCGTTACGAAAACGCCGATGTGGAATACAGTTTTTTCGTCCCGAAAATGTGTAACCACTGCAATGTACCCGCTTGTACTCAGGTGTGCCCAAAGAGCGCGACGTTTCAAACCCCCGATGGTGCCGTGTTAGTGGATGAGGATCGTTGCATAGGCTGCTTATACTGCAAGCAAGCCTGCCCTTACGGTGCTCGCTATTTGCGTCCCATTCCTGCGCGACCCGACGGGGTGACGCGGGTGGCGGGTAAATGCACTTGGTGTTGGCATCGTTTGACTCAAGGTTTGCAACCCGCCTGTGTCAGCGTGTGCCCGAGAAACGCTCTCATCTTCGGTGATTTAAATGATCCCAATAGCGATATCAGTTTGTGGATCAAACAACACGGTCGGGAGATTTTGGTGCTGAAGGCGGAGATGGGAACCCATCCGGCGGTGAAATATATTGGAATTAATGAGGAGGTGCGATAA
- the pth2 gene encoding aminoacyl-tRNA hydrolase, producing the protein MTRIKQVILIRKDLRMRRGKEIAQGSHASMAFICRRIRPAQAEPQVTLLLSKVELDWIEAGMAKVCLQVQSEQELLQFHQAALTAGLTSEIIRDSGRTEFNGVPTLTACAIGPDAADKIDPITSVLKLY; encoded by the coding sequence GTGACAAGAATTAAGCAGGTGATTCTTATTCGCAAAGATTTGAGAATGCGTCGGGGCAAGGAAATTGCCCAGGGCTCACACGCCAGCATGGCATTTATATGTCGTCGTATCCGCCCGGCGCAAGCAGAGCCACAAGTTACTTTGCTGCTGTCGAAGGTGGAGTTGGACTGGATTGAAGCCGGTATGGCTAAAGTCTGTCTTCAAGTCCAGTCCGAGCAGGAGTTGTTACAGTTTCATCAGGCCGCTTTGACTGCAGGCCTCACCAGTGAAATCATTCGGGATAGTGGTCGCACCGAGTTCAACGGTGTACCCACGCTTACCGCCTGTGCCATCGGACCGGACGCGGCAGACAAAATCGACCCTATTACCTCCGTTCTCAAACTCTACTAA
- a CDS encoding c-type cytochrome gives MQEQGSTPRYAIRLVAVVVIAALVFFLGLRLFVPEGSKLTGSYDAQSLPYIAAAPLAYASNSQSCGSVNCHSTVYETWAKGAHGARQEQSKCEVCHGPQGDHPKQTKKLPKVRGDGDVVELCLVCHARLKARQNTGQPQIVAQEHPAPHEGVLKCTQCHNPHSPGIGAGTVSQQGETPEVQAPAADKNGAKKTDAGADAAALAAPCFSCHGANGRGGFAPPIAAQSAATLSDRLNQFRSGELKGTLMNPIAAKLSDQEITALAKYLAGLP, from the coding sequence ATGCAAGAACAAGGGTCAACGCCTCGATACGCGATTCGTCTGGTGGCTGTGGTGGTGATTGCGGCATTGGTCTTTTTCCTCGGGTTGCGTTTGTTTGTGCCCGAAGGCTCTAAACTCACCGGGTCTTACGATGCCCAAAGTTTACCCTATATTGCGGCTGCACCTTTAGCATACGCTTCCAATTCCCAGTCTTGTGGTAGCGTCAACTGCCACAGCACAGTCTATGAGACATGGGCTAAGGGTGCCCACGGAGCGCGTCAAGAGCAGTCCAAATGCGAAGTTTGCCACGGACCTCAGGGCGATCATCCCAAACAAACTAAAAAGTTACCTAAGGTGCGCGGTGACGGTGATGTGGTCGAGTTGTGCCTGGTGTGCCACGCCCGCTTGAAAGCCCGGCAAAACACCGGTCAACCCCAAATCGTAGCGCAAGAGCATCCGGCTCCACATGAGGGGGTGTTAAAGTGTACCCAGTGCCATAACCCCCACTCACCTGGCATTGGCGCCGGTACCGTCTCTCAACAGGGAGAAACGCCTGAGGTGCAGGCGCCAGCGGCTGATAAAAACGGGGCTAAAAAGACCGACGCCGGTGCTGATGCCGCCGCCCTGGCAGCCCCCTGTTTTTCCTGTCATGGCGCTAACGGGCGTGGTGGCTTTGCACCGCCAATCGCTGCACAGTCTGCGGCAACATTAAGCGACAGGCTGAATCAGTTTCGTTCCGGTGAATTGAAGGGAACCTTGATGAACCCAATTGCTGCAAAACTCAGCGATCAAGAAATTACGGCTTTGGCGAAGTATTTGGCAGGATTGCCCTAA